In Zingiber officinale cultivar Zhangliang chromosome 11B, Zo_v1.1, whole genome shotgun sequence, a single window of DNA contains:
- the LOC122033635 gene encoding splicing factor U2af large subunit B-like isoform X1, which translates to MSVSGRRRDGKSGGGGRDRINFEERESHRKHNFYQDKESNGGRDKKRERNQDKERDQSLKIEREHAQEKERHSDRHRDYRRHRSTNNEREKSNLDERDYFYGRDNNRQKYDHEKDRQYKYRSRSRSKDRYDKRTKSPSPPKSKRTSGFDMAPPIASGLPEPTATGNIGSLPVVPQLMSGTLPTMLPITASQFGPLGLMPAQAVAQQATRHARRIYVGGLPPMANEQTIATFFSHIMSAIGGNSAGPGDAVVNVYINHEKKFAFVEMRSVEEASNAMSLDGIIFEGVSVKVRRPTDYNASLAAALGPSQPSPHLNLAAVGLSSSNTIMGSEGPDRIFVGGLPYYFADAQIRELLESFGPLRGLDLVKDRDTGNSKGYGFCVYQDPSVTDIACAALNGLKMGEKTLTVRRATASMGQMKPEQELILQQAHEHIAMQKLAFKSGGISPFPEAGSVVNAAVELPTKVICLTEVVSVDELRDDAEYKEIVEDMREESEKFGSLINLVIPRPSQTGEMIPGVGKVFLEYANIADSARAKVALHGRRFGENVVCAAYYPEEKFSSGDYDTIVVV; encoded by the exons ATGTCGGTCTCCGGTCGCCGCCGCGACGGCAAATCCGGAGGAGGCGGACGCGATCGGATCAACTTCGAGGAGAGAGAATCCCATCGCAAG CACAATTTCTATCAAGATAAGGAAAGTAATGGGGGGCGCGATAAGAAAAGAGAACGGAACCAAGATAAGGAAAGAGATCAGAGTTTGAAAATAGAGAGAGAGCATGCTCAAGAGAAAGAAAGACATTCTGACCGCCATAGAGACTATCGTAGACATAGAAGTACGAACAATGAAAGAGAAAAGAGCAACCTTGATGAACGGGACTACTTCTATGGCCGTGACAATAATCG CCAAAAATATGATCATGAAAAAGATAGACAATACAAATATAGGTCACGATCGCGTTCGAAGGATAGATACGACAAACGAACCAAATCACCATCTCCACCTAAAAG TAAGCGCACAAGTGGTTTTGACATGGCTCCTCCTATTGCTTCTGGTCTGCCTGAACCTACTGCTACAG GGAATATAGGATCACTGCCTGTTGTTCCTCAACTAATGAGTGGAACTTTACCGACAATGTTGCCTATTACAGCATCCCAG TTTGGGCCACTTGGACTAATGCCAGCACAAGCAGTGGCCCAACAG GCAACAAGGCATGCACGACGCATATATGTTGGAGGTCTTCCCCCTATGGCAAATGAGCAG ACAATTGCTACATTTTTTAGCCACATAATGTCTGCTATAGGAGGAAATTCTGCAGGGCCAG GTGATGCTGTGGTCAATGTGTACATAAATCATGAAAAGAAATTTGCTTTTGTTGAGATGAGATCAGTTGAAGAAGCAAGTAATGCAATGTCATTGGATGGCATAATATTCGAG GGAGTTTCAGTGAAAGTTCGAAGGCCCACCGACTACAACGCTTCCTTAGCTGCAGCACTTGGACCCAGTCAACCCAGTCCTCATTTAAACTTAGCTGCGGTTGGTCTTTCATCTAG TAACACAATTATGGGATCAGAGGGACCAGATCGCATCTTTGTCGGCGGACTTCCTTACTATTTTGCAGATGCACAAATAAGGGAGCTACTGGAATCATTTGG GCCTCTGCGTGGCTTAGATCTTGTAAAGGATAGGGACACAGGAAACTCAAAAGGTTATGGATTTTGTGTATACCAG GATCCATCAGTGACTGACATTGCTTGTGCTGCTCTAAACGGGCTTAAAATGGGGGAGAAGACATTAACTGTACGACGTGCCACTGCTAG CATGGGGCAAATGAAGCCAGAGCAGGAATTAATTTTACAACAGGCACACGAACACATAGCAATGCAG AAACTTGCTTTTAAAAGTGGAGGGATCTCACCTTTTCCTGAGGCTGGTTCAGTTGTGAATGCTGCTGTGGAACTTCCAACCAAAGTTATATGTTTGACTGAG gtTGTTTCTGTTGATGAGCTGAGAGATGATGCAGAATACAAAGAAATAGTAGAGGATATGAGAGAAGAAAGCGAGAAGTTTG GTTCACTGATAAATCTTGTCATACCACGTCCTAGTCAAACCGGTGAAATGATTCCAGGAGTTGGAAAG GTCTTTTTGGAGTATGCAAATATCGCAGACTCAGCTCGAGCAAAGGTTGCTCTCCATGGCAGAAGATTTGGGGAAAATGTCGTCTGTGCTGCATATTACCCTGAAGAAAAATTCTCTTCCGGGGACTATGACACGATAGTGGTGGTTTAA
- the LOC122033635 gene encoding splicing factor U2af large subunit B-like isoform X2 yields the protein MSVSGRRRDGKSGGGGRDRINFEERESHRKHNFYQDKESNGGRDKKRERNQDKERDQSLKIEREHAQEKERHSDRHRDYRRHRSTNNEREKSNLDERDYFYGRDNNRQKYDHEKDRQYKYRSRSRSKDRYDKRTKSPSPPKSKRTSGFDMAPPIASGLPEPTATGSLPVVPQLMSGTLPTMLPITASQFGPLGLMPAQAVAQQATRHARRIYVGGLPPMANEQTIATFFSHIMSAIGGNSAGPGDAVVNVYINHEKKFAFVEMRSVEEASNAMSLDGIIFEGVSVKVRRPTDYNASLAAALGPSQPSPHLNLAAVGLSSSNTIMGSEGPDRIFVGGLPYYFADAQIRELLESFGPLRGLDLVKDRDTGNSKGYGFCVYQDPSVTDIACAALNGLKMGEKTLTVRRATASMGQMKPEQELILQQAHEHIAMQKLAFKSGGISPFPEAGSVVNAAVELPTKVICLTEVVSVDELRDDAEYKEIVEDMREESEKFGSLINLVIPRPSQTGEMIPGVGKVFLEYANIADSARAKVALHGRRFGENVVCAAYYPEEKFSSGDYDTIVVV from the exons ATGTCGGTCTCCGGTCGCCGCCGCGACGGCAAATCCGGAGGAGGCGGACGCGATCGGATCAACTTCGAGGAGAGAGAATCCCATCGCAAG CACAATTTCTATCAAGATAAGGAAAGTAATGGGGGGCGCGATAAGAAAAGAGAACGGAACCAAGATAAGGAAAGAGATCAGAGTTTGAAAATAGAGAGAGAGCATGCTCAAGAGAAAGAAAGACATTCTGACCGCCATAGAGACTATCGTAGACATAGAAGTACGAACAATGAAAGAGAAAAGAGCAACCTTGATGAACGGGACTACTTCTATGGCCGTGACAATAATCG CCAAAAATATGATCATGAAAAAGATAGACAATACAAATATAGGTCACGATCGCGTTCGAAGGATAGATACGACAAACGAACCAAATCACCATCTCCACCTAAAAG TAAGCGCACAAGTGGTTTTGACATGGCTCCTCCTATTGCTTCTGGTCTGCCTGAACCTACTGCTACAG GATCACTGCCTGTTGTTCCTCAACTAATGAGTGGAACTTTACCGACAATGTTGCCTATTACAGCATCCCAG TTTGGGCCACTTGGACTAATGCCAGCACAAGCAGTGGCCCAACAG GCAACAAGGCATGCACGACGCATATATGTTGGAGGTCTTCCCCCTATGGCAAATGAGCAG ACAATTGCTACATTTTTTAGCCACATAATGTCTGCTATAGGAGGAAATTCTGCAGGGCCAG GTGATGCTGTGGTCAATGTGTACATAAATCATGAAAAGAAATTTGCTTTTGTTGAGATGAGATCAGTTGAAGAAGCAAGTAATGCAATGTCATTGGATGGCATAATATTCGAG GGAGTTTCAGTGAAAGTTCGAAGGCCCACCGACTACAACGCTTCCTTAGCTGCAGCACTTGGACCCAGTCAACCCAGTCCTCATTTAAACTTAGCTGCGGTTGGTCTTTCATCTAG TAACACAATTATGGGATCAGAGGGACCAGATCGCATCTTTGTCGGCGGACTTCCTTACTATTTTGCAGATGCACAAATAAGGGAGCTACTGGAATCATTTGG GCCTCTGCGTGGCTTAGATCTTGTAAAGGATAGGGACACAGGAAACTCAAAAGGTTATGGATTTTGTGTATACCAG GATCCATCAGTGACTGACATTGCTTGTGCTGCTCTAAACGGGCTTAAAATGGGGGAGAAGACATTAACTGTACGACGTGCCACTGCTAG CATGGGGCAAATGAAGCCAGAGCAGGAATTAATTTTACAACAGGCACACGAACACATAGCAATGCAG AAACTTGCTTTTAAAAGTGGAGGGATCTCACCTTTTCCTGAGGCTGGTTCAGTTGTGAATGCTGCTGTGGAACTTCCAACCAAAGTTATATGTTTGACTGAG gtTGTTTCTGTTGATGAGCTGAGAGATGATGCAGAATACAAAGAAATAGTAGAGGATATGAGAGAAGAAAGCGAGAAGTTTG GTTCACTGATAAATCTTGTCATACCACGTCCTAGTCAAACCGGTGAAATGATTCCAGGAGTTGGAAAG GTCTTTTTGGAGTATGCAAATATCGCAGACTCAGCTCGAGCAAAGGTTGCTCTCCATGGCAGAAGATTTGGGGAAAATGTCGTCTGTGCTGCATATTACCCTGAAGAAAAATTCTCTTCCGGGGACTATGACACGATAGTGGTGGTTTAA